A stretch of DNA from Syntrophales bacterium:
TCTATTTGGTACTGTCCGAAAATATTTGGCAAAAATAAAGTCACAAAAGCACTCATAAGCCACTTAGATTTTGCCCCCACGATACTGGAATTGGCAGGAGTCCAGGTTCCGGAGGGAAACACGCCCCCCTCTCCTGAAGCTGAACAGCAACGGCTGCCGTGGCCAGGGAAATCACTTGTTCCTCTTCTTACAGGTGTGGTAGATAAAGTACAAGATTCGGTAATAGCCGAAAATGACGAAGACTACCTGGGTATGCGCCAGCGTACAGTTATAACTGAAAGGTATCATCTGACTGCTTATATTGGGGAATCATACGGTGAACTCTTTGATCTGGAGAATGACCCGTGCCAACTATATAATTTATGGGACAGTTCCGAATACAAAGAAACAAAACGTGATTTGCTGGTTTTGCTGATGAAACGCTTCGCCGAAACAGACAGCACCCTTCCCAGAAGGCTTGGACACGCATGATTTCAATTGGATAAGAATCAGGGTCAAACCATAAATTAAAACATTTTTGCCCTGATACTGTGATATTGAAAGTGGGGGTCGGACAGTTTCGTCCCGATGCCATTTTCTTCTACCGCAGAAGGATTCATCGATGAAGAAAAGATTATCCCTACCGTTACTCGCGTTGGCAATCGTGTGCGGATGCGAATCCACGGACAATACGAAACGGGTTGACGATATCACGATGGCGTATTGGACCTACGGCGAAGGGTATCCGCTGGTCATGATTATGGGGTTCAGCGGCACCATGGATATGTGGGACCCCACCGTCATCACGGAGCTTTCCGCCAGGTACCAGGTCATCGTTTTCGACAACCGCGGCATGGGAAAAACAACCGCCGGTATCCGTGAGTTCACCATCGAACAGTTCGCTGACGACACGGCGGGATTGATAAGCGCCCTGGGGATTGAACAGGCCCATGTCCTGGGGTGGTCGATGGGCACGGAAATCGCCCAGGAACTGGTGTTGCGCCATCCGGAAAAAGTCAACCGGCTGGTTCTTTACGCGGCGGACTGCGGCGGTCAAGAAGCCGTTCAACCAAGCGACGACGTGGTCCGGAAAATGTTTGATAAATCCGGAACCCAGGAAGAACAGGCGTACCGGATGTTTGAGACCCTGTTTCCCGAGGATTGGCTGATCCGCAACCGGGACTACATCTTCGATCTCTTTGCCGGC
This window harbors:
- a CDS encoding alpha/beta hydrolase; the protein is MKKRLSLPLLALAIVCGCESTDNTKRVDDITMAYWTYGEGYPLVMIMGFSGTMDMWDPTVITELSARYQVIVFDNRGMGKTTAGIREFTIEQFADDTAGLISALGIEQAHVLGWSMGTEIAQELVLRHPEKVNRLVLYAADCGGQEAVQPSDDVVRKMFDKSGTQEEQAYRMFETLFPEDWLIRNRDYIFDLFAG